From bacterium, a single genomic window includes:
- a CDS encoding response regulator: RLPIVAMTANAMKGDRERCLEAGMDDYVSKPFALADVERALDRWLPRA, from the coding sequence GCGCCTGCCGATCGTGGCGATGACCGCCAACGCGATGAAGGGCGACCGCGAGCGCTGTCTCGAGGCGGGGATGGACGACTACGTCTCCAAGCCGTTCGCCCTCGCCGACGTCGAGCGCGCCCTCGACCGCTGGCTTCCCCGCGCCTGA